The DNA sequence CGATCTATATGTAAGATAATAGGCTGGTCTGTATTAGAGCTAAGATTCCGATCTATATGTAAGATAATAGGCTGATCTGTATTAGAGCTAAGATTCCGATCTATATGTAAGATAATAGGCTGGTCTGTATTAGAGCTAAGATTCCGATCTTTATGTAAGATAATAGGCTGGTCTGTATTAGAGCTAAGATTCCGATCTATATGTAAGATAATAGGCTGGTCTGTATTAGAGCTAAGATTCCGATCTTTATGTAAGATAATAGGCTGGTCTGTATTAGAGCTAAGATTCCGATCTATATGTAAAATAATAGGCTGATCTATATTAGAGCTAAGATTCCGATCTATATGTAAGATAATAGGCTGATTTATATGTGAGCAAATAGTCGGATCTATACATAAGGTAATTATATACTGATCTATATACAAGCTAAAAGACTGATCTATATAAAAGGTGATAGGCTGATGTATATGTGAGCTAATGCACAGTGCTATATAAAAGGTAATAGACTGATAGGCCGATCTATGTATGAGGTAATAGACTGCGCTGTATATAAGCTAATAGCCTGTGCTATATATGAGCTTATAAACTTTGCTATATATTAGCTTATACTCTGCGTTATATCTTATACTATGTGTTATATATATAAGCTTACACTCTGCGCTATATATAAGCTAAAAGACTGTGCTATATATGAGCTTATACTCTGCGCTATATATAAGCTTATAGACTGTGCTATCTATGAGCTTATGCTCTGCGTTGTATATAAGCTTATAGAATGTGCTATATATGAGCTTATGCTCTGCGCTGTATATAAGCTAATAGACTGTGCTATATATGAGCGTATACTCTGCGCTATATTCAAGCTCATAGACTGTGCTATATATGAGCTCATATACTGCGCTATATATGAGCATACACTCTGTGCTATATACAAGCTAATAGACTTTGCTTTCTATGAATTAATGGACTATGCTATATGTGAGCTTATACTCTGCGCTATTTATAAGCTAATATAATGCGCTACATATGagtatatacaatatgttacctTATAGACTGTGCTATCTATGAATTAATAGACTTTGCTATATATGAGCTTATACTCTGCGCTATATATGAGCTTATACCCTGCACTATATATGAGCTTATACCCTGCGCTATATATGAGCTTATACCCTGCGCTATATATGAGCTTATACTCTGCGCTATATATGAGTTTATACTCTGCGCTATATATGAGCTTATACTCTGCGCTATATATGAGTTTATACTCTGCGCTATATATGAGCTGAGCTTATACCCTGTGCTATATACGAGCTTATACTCTGCGCTATATATGAGCTTATACTCTGCGCTATATATGAGCTTACTCACCGCACCCTAAAGTTAATATACTGTGCCATATATGAATTAATTTACTGTGCTCTATAATGTATTGAAAACAaagcaagcaaacaaacaaaaaacaataataaaaaaaaaaaactaaaaaaaaacaaactacaaaaacacacacaacaaTGTGTTAAGTACATCTTTGTTCTTGAGGATAGGCTAGTGTTCAAGTAAATTATCTAAATAGACCTTTTTTGTGTACAGAGTTATTTTAGCAGTGAAAATGATACATTAATCATTAACTTTCCAACAACTGAagacaaaaaataatgaaaaaattaccGAACTTTCCGTTTTTATATTCCGACCAATTACTATCTGTAATTAGTAAACCTAGCTATTGAATGGTTTTGCATATCTTCAAGAAGCTATCCTTCGCAAAATGTTTGTACTAGCTAAAATAAACACTTGTTCCGTGTTCTACAGATGCTGTTAAATCATGCAAGTGGCCATCTTGTTCCGTGTTCTACAGATGCAATTAAATCATGCAAGGAACCCCAACCTCTCTAAGAAGAATCGAAATGCAAGTCTATTTTTTTTCAACggaatttatatacatgtaatcatttGCCTTTTACATTTTGCAAGACACTCCAGTCAGTAGCAACAGATTGTGTAATAACCAAAGACTTGATAAACAAAGGGTTAATAACAGAAGTTCACAGCATTGTCTTATGTCtgtttgttttgtaataaaattaacaataaaatttaactTAAGCTACATATAGTAAAACAGTAAGCAGAACTGAATATAACGGTCCAAGTGCAGTTTCTATTTTGATTTTACTGATAAATCCTTTATTCTTCTTCTGTCGTTCCCTGCAAAACTACAcgtcaactgaaaaaaaaatgatacacaagatttatgttctgtttattagttttcaacggtatttcatataaaagagaGGTTTCTCCTAATTAACACAGTTTTACTAAAACGCAACTTGAAACGATAATAACATCAGGTTTAATCTAGAATATACAACAAGTTCTTTTATGGGAGTGATAATGGGTGACTAAGATGTGAccttggaaaaaaacaacaacacataaaCCTTATACAATAATGTATcaagtaaacatattttaacacacaccTTGTCTACGTTCGCAGATGTAGTGCAGTTCTTCTTCACACCATACATCGTTCCATACTCCTTTATAATCGGAGACATACGCACAATCTTCGTCAAAATGGGATGGCTCGCTAGGACGCCACATGGTAAAAGAAGGAATCTGTCCAGATGATATCCAGACAAATGTGCCATTTCTTTCCTTGTTTGTCAGACCGATCCAATACCCTGTTTCGGctgtgaaataaaagaaatagttgCCTTCTTTAACATTGATAGCAGTAATGAAACAAGCACTTTTAGACCGGATTAAAGAATCGAAGCCACATGATGCAGGACGACTAGATCTCTTATGTATCTTAAACACAGCTAGAATCTCAGCCCATAGAAGGTAatccaaatttaaaattatgtttacgAATAAATGCGCCGGTAAATTTAATATTAACAATCGTCTCATATGATCAGTTATAGTAGACTTTGCACGACAGGAGCGTAATCAGTACAGAAACTTGTCTAACAACAATATCTCACAATACCGAGCACATCACTACACGTATTTTAATGGTCTCAAATTCGGTACTCTGTCAGTAAGGTAATTTAACTTAAATAATTTGTTCTGCAACTCACACGGGGAATTTGACTGTTAAATAAAGAATATAATATTCGAGTGCGAGTTCAATGGTTCAAAACTGTTATTATTAGTCGTATAATCCTAAATGCTTACCTCCATCCAAAAACAGATACGGGGCCGTTGATATCAAGAAGTTGTGTTCTTTGACGTCGTTAACCTCGACAAGATATCCACCCTTTTCTCTACATGCCTCCTGTAAACATTTGTGAAATTTAAGGTTTAACTAGATTAGATTTTTCAGTCCTCTGCAGCTACTTTTAAACATTGTTGAGTTATATGAATAAACCTCTCCACAGAGATTACCTTCTCTTAAGGTACTTCAATCACTGTTACTGAAAGTCACATGGCTTTATAACTACACGAATCAATGCTAATTGCAGCAATTTCGCAAAACTCTGCTAAAATATTTGCAGTGGTGGATGTCTCTTTACTGTACGAGGAAATCATAACAAAGGCGATTGACACTGAACGACCGGGTAGCCTTTCAACTGTCTTTAAAGCAACTACCTCTATCTCTGcgacaattttaaataaaacaaattgaaaaaatgcCTTTTTGCTATTGCATTAATTTAAAGTGTAGAATAACGGccgatcgttttacagattttattaactaataACACAGATCATTAGGAGaatatttcttgtttcttaatTTTTCAACATACCAGAGCATTTGTCCATGATTTTTTATCAGAACTGAAGAAATAACAGCAGAGTCTGTGCTGTTTCCAGCTTCGAGGACATGCCATATCTGCAAGTTAATATTATCAGGTAATTTCAACAACTAATATAATACTTGGCTTAACTACTTCAACATTCTATGACTGAGTTTCAAGCTGTAATAGTACTGGTCTGGTGAGCTGAACAACCAAGGAATTATACGCTATGCAAAAAAGTCATCATTGCGACCATTTAGCGTTACGTAAAGCAGTTACGTTGTAAATAAATACCAAGGTAAAATGTTCAGGGGCgaatatgacaaaaatataattgcTGTTTGCCTTAAACGCGTCGGCGAGAAATGCTTAACCACAGAACTTGGCCCATAATGCCGCAAATAGGCACCTTTTTCGCTTCGGTTtgatttgaagtaaaaaaaaaggaCAGATGCTAGATTggtaaaggaaaaataaattttatatacattttcatttttagagCCTGTGATAGatgtttaaatcaaaacttaaagaatggataaaatttcaatttacttttctctttacatttattacccaCGAGTATCCCAGAACATATTTATCCTGGCATAAACCACAAACTTTTCTCCCGTCggaataaaatgatttcacagaatgtgaataaatctaaaaatagaaaaccgcATCTTATTAAAGAGTTTAAGCTTACCATCCTGTACAAAGCACGTCGAGCCATTTAGGACATCAACGCCATTGCAGGTCCCACCACAGCCGATACATGTGAATAAATCCGGTTGATAAAAGAATGCACGAcacattttattcttgtagcAAATCTTAGAACATTCAACGGGTGTTGAAATATTTTCTGCTTGAAAAATGATGTCGTCTGCTACACATCGGAAGCCATCAAGTTCCAAATCTCGacgaaactttttaaaaacaacagaTAACGTTGTTTGAAAACtgacaaataaaacagaaaagaagaaaaataaataaacatcattatACGAAATGACGTTCATATCGTCTTTCTTTGTACTTTTTACGGAAAAAGTATTCCagcaaaattgttttgtttagtttGACTAACTTATAGGTAAAG is a window from the Mercenaria mercenaria strain notata chromosome 7, MADL_Memer_1, whole genome shotgun sequence genome containing:
- the LOC123555960 gene encoding perlucin-like protein, which produces MNVISYNDVYLFFFFSVLFVSFQTTLSVVFKKFRRDLELDGFRCVADDIIFQAENISTPVECSKICYKNKMCRAFFYQPDLFTCIGCGGTCNGVDVLNGSTCFVQDDMACPRSWKQHRLCCYFFSSDKKSWTNALEACREKGGYLVEVNDVKEHNFLISTAPYLFLDGAETGYWIGLTNKERNGTFVWISSGQIPSFTMWRPSEPSHFDEDCAYVSDYKGVWNDVWCEEELHYICERRQVDV